In one window of Streptomyces roseofulvus DNA:
- a CDS encoding SDR family oxidoreductase, with the protein MDATDGASRDMIPTRLLQGQKALVTGANSGIGKATAIGLGRAGADVVVNYVADREAAEKVVAEIASFGVRAAAYEADVSQEDQVVAMTDRMVQEFGTIDILVANAGLQRDAPVTEMTLAQWQKVLDVNLTGQFLCAREATKEFRRRGVVPEVSRSAGKIVCMSSVHQVIPWAGHVNYASSKGGVQMMMQTLAQELAPDRIRVNAVAPGAIRTPINRAAWETPEAEEELLRLIPYDRVGEPDDIAHAVVALASDLMDYVVGTTLYVDGGMTLFPGFATGG; encoded by the coding sequence ATGGATGCCACCGACGGAGCATCGCGGGACATGATCCCGACGCGTCTGCTGCAGGGCCAGAAGGCGCTGGTCACCGGCGCCAATTCGGGCATCGGCAAGGCCACGGCCATCGGACTGGGGCGGGCCGGCGCGGACGTGGTGGTGAACTACGTGGCGGACCGCGAGGCCGCCGAGAAGGTGGTCGCGGAGATCGCCTCGTTCGGGGTGCGCGCGGCCGCGTACGAGGCGGACGTGTCCCAGGAGGACCAGGTCGTCGCCATGACGGACCGGATGGTCCAGGAGTTCGGCACCATCGACATCCTGGTGGCCAACGCGGGCCTGCAGCGGGACGCCCCGGTCACGGAGATGACCCTCGCCCAGTGGCAGAAGGTCCTCGACGTCAACCTCACGGGCCAGTTCCTGTGCGCGCGGGAGGCGACCAAGGAGTTCCGGCGCCGGGGCGTGGTGCCCGAGGTGTCCCGGTCCGCCGGGAAGATCGTCTGCATGAGTTCGGTGCACCAGGTCATCCCGTGGGCGGGCCACGTCAACTACGCCTCCTCCAAGGGCGGCGTGCAGATGATGATGCAGACCCTGGCCCAGGAGCTCGCGCCGGACCGGATCCGGGTGAACGCGGTCGCCCCGGGGGCGATCAGGACGCCGATCAACCGCGCGGCCTGGGAGACGCCCGAGGCCGAGGAGGAGCTGCTGCGCCTCATCCCGTACGACCGGGTCGGCGAGCCGGACGACATCGCCCACGCGGTCGTCGCGCTCGCCTCCGACCTCATGGACTACGTGGTCGGGACCACCCTGTACGTCGACGGCGGCATGACGCTCTTCCCCGGTTTCGCCACCGGCGGATGA
- a CDS encoding DUF7144 family membrane protein, protein MTTPTSAPGRHDATHTSGWLVFAAVIMIFSGIMAALGGISAIAEDDVFVATRNYVYQINLTGWGWIHLILGIVIALTGAALFTGATWARVVGVGLAGLSMIANFMWLPYTPWWALLIIAIDALIIWGLCVAPKPTRA, encoded by the coding sequence ATGACGACCCCCACGAGTGCGCCCGGCCGACACGACGCGACGCACACGAGCGGCTGGCTGGTGTTCGCCGCCGTCATCATGATCTTCAGCGGCATCATGGCGGCGCTGGGAGGCATTTCGGCCATCGCCGAGGACGACGTCTTCGTGGCCACGCGCAACTACGTCTACCAGATCAACCTCACCGGCTGGGGCTGGATCCACCTCATCCTCGGCATCGTGATCGCGCTCACCGGCGCCGCCCTGTTCACCGGCGCCACCTGGGCCAGGGTCGTCGGCGTCGGCCTCGCCGGGCTCAGCATGATCGCCAACTTCATGTGGCTGCCCTACACGCCGTGGTGGGCCCTGCTGATCATCGCCATCGACGCCCTCATCATCTGGGGGCTGTGCGTCGCGCCCAAGCCGACGAGGGCCTGA
- a CDS encoding S8 family serine peptidase has product MDSPSPSSALRRGHPRRRAAAAALPLLMAGLAVLPAPAQAAPSRPIAPATPSATHQVTLVTGDVVTVTTGADGRQTAEVDRPDSAVGGVRIQEIQGDLFVVPDEAVPLLGADKLDRRLFNVTDLIEMGYDDTASGAVPLIATYDGSRSRAAAEPTAPRGSRLTRRLKGIGAAALSTEKRQARTFWDAVAPQDDTTLGAGVAKLWLDGRVKASLKESVPLIGAPEAWAAGHTGKGVKVAVLDTGIDAGHPDVAGLIDGSASFVPGETVTDVNGHGTHVAGTIVGSGAASAGDHKGVAPDADLYVGKVLGGAEGSGQDSWVMAGMQWAAESGADVVNMSLGDSYPTDGSDPMSRLVDALSEQYGTLFVIAAGNAGPESISAPGAAAAALTVAATDKQDRLASFSSTGPLASSGGMKPDIAAPGVAITAARSQAMTDGGEGLYRTISGTSMATPHVAGAAALLAQQHPDWTGAQLKEHLMSTAKGLGDAYSPYEVGAGRLDVSAAVRTAVRAGGPLFFGNHTWPHEPGEAAVTKELTFTNTGSGDVTLNLALTDTDGPFSLGAATVTVPAGGTAAVPVTGDPRSAPAGRHAGHVVATDASTGRPVARTSVALLKEEERYDLNIDLVGRDGRPAAGWVSVNLAGDGWPWSVYVDGSTTMRMAPGLYTVAAYLDVTGERADRSGLAVLVDPETVLRDGSADVVLDASKARLLETEAPQRTQDRQRKVDFNVHYTGLDPWMDHRGAYVLPATYDDVYVAPTEPMTRGEFMMVTRWRKGEPQLGLSTVDGRLRFETLVQPGSALGTGTDRPAAVYAGRGAAADYARIDAEGKVVVVERGDEVAPEERAAAAAAAGAKALIVVNDAAGGLMEYVGESAVPVATVHRDAGRTLVALAKGGKLRLTVQQTRYTPYVYDLTRDYPGRVPDRPLVYKPAKADLARIDARYHAAAGGRTAEGYRSDFTLSPSFNFPEAEWHPGTRTEWVTPGQVWREFHTQGVDGSLPWSMVSGDNTYAKGSTTRLDWFAPATRPGQSESFGVYNSRWQNHMTWNVQPWASAADTLRLGGYLPWGETPTHLRIYQGDTLIHDNPRSADMQWVEVPPGDLPYRAVLDAERPADLFRLSTRTHTEWTFRSDTVDADFFQPFSVLNLDYRLETDLHGDIKADALQRITLTPGAMDLGRVPGDVTTVTLDVSYDDGAAWRKVHLTRGTDGSWTGSFRPAGKPGGYVSLRASAETDAGFGVENEIIRAYGLR; this is encoded by the coding sequence ATGGACTCCCCCTCCCCCTCCTCCGCCCTCCGGCGCGGACACCCACGACGGAGAGCGGCCGCCGCCGCGCTCCCGCTCCTGATGGCGGGGCTCGCCGTGCTGCCCGCGCCCGCGCAGGCTGCCCCGAGCCGGCCGATCGCCCCCGCCACCCCCTCCGCGACCCATCAGGTCACCCTGGTCACCGGCGACGTCGTCACGGTCACCACCGGCGCCGACGGCAGGCAGACCGCCGAGGTCGACCGACCCGACAGCGCCGTCGGGGGCGTCCGGATCCAGGAGATCCAGGGCGACCTGTTCGTCGTCCCGGACGAGGCCGTGCCGCTGCTGGGCGCCGACAAGCTGGACCGGCGGCTGTTCAACGTCACCGACCTCATCGAGATGGGCTACGACGACACGGCGTCGGGCGCGGTGCCGCTGATCGCGACGTACGACGGGTCGCGGTCCCGCGCGGCCGCCGAGCCGACGGCGCCCCGGGGCAGCAGACTGACCCGCCGGCTCAAGGGCATCGGCGCGGCCGCGCTCAGCACCGAGAAGCGGCAGGCCCGCACCTTCTGGGACGCCGTCGCGCCGCAGGACGACACGACCCTGGGCGCGGGCGTGGCGAAGCTCTGGCTCGACGGGCGCGTGAAGGCGAGCCTCAAGGAGAGCGTGCCCCTGATCGGCGCGCCCGAGGCATGGGCGGCCGGCCACACCGGCAAGGGCGTCAAGGTCGCGGTGCTCGACACCGGCATCGACGCCGGCCACCCCGACGTCGCCGGCCTGATCGACGGCTCGGCCAGCTTCGTGCCGGGGGAGACCGTCACCGACGTGAACGGGCACGGCACGCACGTCGCCGGCACCATCGTCGGCTCGGGCGCCGCCTCCGCGGGCGACCACAAGGGCGTCGCCCCCGACGCCGACCTCTACGTCGGCAAGGTGCTCGGCGGCGCGGAGGGCTCGGGCCAGGACTCGTGGGTCATGGCCGGCATGCAGTGGGCCGCCGAGTCCGGCGCCGACGTCGTCAACATGAGCCTCGGCGACTCCTACCCCACGGACGGCAGCGACCCGATGTCGCGGCTGGTCGACGCGCTCTCGGAGCAGTACGGCACGCTCTTCGTCATCGCCGCCGGCAACGCGGGACCGGAGAGCATCTCCGCCCCGGGCGCCGCCGCCGCGGCGCTGACCGTGGCCGCCACCGACAAGCAGGACCGGCTCGCCTCCTTCTCCAGCACCGGCCCGCTGGCCTCCTCCGGCGGCATGAAGCCGGACATCGCCGCCCCCGGCGTCGCCATCACCGCGGCCCGCTCGCAGGCGATGACGGACGGGGGCGAGGGCCTCTACCGCACCATCAGCGGCACCTCGATGGCCACGCCGCACGTCGCCGGCGCGGCCGCGCTGCTGGCCCAGCAGCACCCGGACTGGACCGGCGCGCAGCTCAAGGAACACCTGATGAGCACCGCGAAGGGCCTCGGCGACGCCTACTCGCCGTACGAGGTCGGCGCCGGCCGCCTCGACGTGAGCGCCGCGGTGCGCACCGCCGTCCGTGCGGGCGGACCGCTCTTCTTCGGCAACCACACCTGGCCGCACGAGCCGGGCGAGGCCGCGGTCACGAAGGAGCTCACCTTCACCAACACCGGCTCCGGCGACGTCACGCTGAACCTGGCGCTGACCGACACCGACGGCCCGTTCTCGCTGGGCGCCGCCACCGTGACCGTCCCGGCGGGCGGTACCGCCGCCGTCCCGGTGACCGGCGATCCGCGGTCCGCCCCGGCGGGACGGCACGCCGGCCACGTCGTCGCCACCGACGCGTCCACCGGCCGGCCGGTGGCCCGCACCTCCGTCGCGCTGCTCAAGGAGGAGGAGCGCTACGACCTGAACATCGACCTGGTCGGCCGGGACGGCAGGCCCGCCGCCGGATGGGTCTCGGTCAACCTGGCCGGCGACGGCTGGCCCTGGTCGGTCTACGTCGACGGCTCCACCACGATGCGGATGGCACCCGGCCTGTACACCGTCGCGGCCTACCTCGACGTGACCGGCGAGCGGGCCGACCGCTCGGGTCTGGCCGTGCTGGTCGACCCGGAGACCGTGCTCCGGGACGGCTCCGCGGACGTCGTCCTCGACGCGAGCAAGGCGCGCCTGCTGGAGACCGAGGCACCCCAGCGGACCCAGGACCGGCAGCGCAAGGTCGACTTCAATGTCCACTACACCGGCCTCGACCCCTGGATGGACCACCGCGGCGCGTACGTCCTGCCGGCGACCTACGACGACGTCTACGTCGCGCCGACGGAGCCGATGACCCGGGGCGAGTTCATGATGGTCACCCGCTGGCGCAAGGGCGAGCCGCAGCTCGGCCTGAGCACGGTGGACGGGCGGCTCCGCTTCGAGACGCTGGTGCAGCCCGGCAGCGCGCTGGGCACCGGCACGGACCGGCCGGCCGCGGTGTACGCGGGCCGCGGCGCCGCCGCCGACTACGCGCGGATCGACGCCGAGGGCAAGGTCGTCGTCGTCGAACGCGGCGACGAGGTCGCGCCGGAGGAGCGGGCGGCCGCCGCGGCCGCGGCCGGGGCGAAGGCCCTGATCGTGGTCAACGACGCCGCCGGCGGCCTGATGGAGTACGTGGGCGAGTCCGCCGTCCCGGTCGCCACCGTCCACCGCGACGCGGGCCGGACCCTCGTCGCGCTGGCCAAGGGCGGCAAGCTCAGGCTCACCGTCCAGCAGACGCGGTACACGCCGTACGTCTACGACCTGACGCGCGACTACCCCGGCCGGGTGCCGGACCGGCCGCTGGTCTACAAGCCGGCCAAGGCCGACCTCGCCCGGATCGACGCCCGCTACCACGCGGCCGCGGGCGGCCGCACGGCCGAGGGCTACCGGTCCGACTTCACCCTCAGCCCGTCGTTCAACTTCCCCGAGGCCGAGTGGCACCCGGGCACCCGCACCGAATGGGTGACCCCGGGTCAGGTCTGGCGCGAGTTCCACACCCAGGGCGTCGACGGATCCCTGCCCTGGTCGATGGTGTCGGGCGACAACACGTACGCCAAGGGCAGCACCACCCGTCTGGACTGGTTCGCCCCGGCGACCCGGCCGGGCCAGAGCGAGTCCTTCGGCGTCTACAACTCCCGCTGGCAGAACCACATGACGTGGAACGTGCAGCCCTGGGCCTCCGCCGCCGACACCCTGCGCCTCGGCGGCTACCTGCCCTGGGGCGAGACCCCGACCCACCTGCGGATCTACCAGGGCGACACGCTGATCCACGACAACCCGAGGAGCGCGGACATGCAGTGGGTGGAGGTGCCGCCCGGGGACCTCCCCTACCGCGCCGTCCTCGACGCGGAACGGCCCGCCGACCTCTTCCGGCTGTCGACGCGCACCCACACCGAGTGGACCTTCCGGTCCGACACCGTCGACGCGGACTTCTTCCAGCCGTTCTCGGTGCTGAACCTGGACTACCGGCTGGAGACGGACCTGCACGGCGACATCAAGGCAGACGCCCTCCAGCGGATCACGCTGACGCCGGGGGCGATGGACCTGGGCCGCGTCCCGGGCGACGTCACCACGGTGACCCTGGACGTCTCGTACGACGACGGCGCCGCCTGGCGGAAGGTGCACCTGACGCGGGGCACCGACGGTTCCTGGACGGGCTCGTTCCGGCCGGCCGGGAAGCCCGGCGGATACGTCTCGCTGCGCGCGAGCGCCGAGACCGACGCGGGCTTCGGCGTCGAGAACGAGATCATCCGGGCGTACGGCCTGCGATGA
- a CDS encoding transcriptional regulator TrmB gives MLDALGLAPDEERVYRALIGRPAATALLLAELLALTPAHVDEALSRLVDWGLASRSAEDRFTAAPPAMALGALIGRRRDGLRTAEQALVALAEEHRAAMTGSSITDLIEIVTGVDAIRHRFLQVQQAARTQVRTFITAPFVALPPDENTAEPVALERGVLFRAVLDREVLAEPGIVRDAVDSLRHGVRLRVADHVPMKLVLADADLGLVPLAVTPAGEPGAVLLHRSGLLDALDALFETVWHTARPLELSTGEGGTDALTEAGPQGPTELDRRILGLLLAGVTDLTAAAQLGLSPRTLHRRLRHLMDLAGVRTRMQLGAHAVRNGWTEPAES, from the coding sequence ATGCTGGATGCTCTGGGTCTCGCACCCGACGAGGAGCGCGTCTACCGGGCGCTGATCGGGCGGCCGGCCGCCACCGCGCTCCTGCTCGCGGAGCTGCTCGCGCTGACCCCCGCCCACGTCGACGAGGCGCTGTCACGACTCGTCGACTGGGGGCTCGCGAGCCGATCGGCTGAGGACCGGTTCACCGCCGCGCCGCCGGCCATGGCGCTGGGCGCCCTCATCGGCCGACGCCGGGACGGACTGCGCACCGCCGAGCAGGCCCTGGTGGCCCTCGCCGAGGAGCACCGGGCCGCCATGACCGGCAGCAGCATCACCGACCTGATCGAGATCGTCACGGGCGTCGACGCCATCCGCCACCGCTTCCTCCAGGTCCAGCAGGCGGCCCGGACCCAGGTCCGCACCTTCATCACCGCCCCCTTCGTCGCCCTGCCGCCCGACGAGAACACGGCCGAGCCGGTGGCCCTCGAACGCGGGGTGCTCTTCCGCGCCGTCCTCGACCGCGAGGTGCTGGCCGAGCCCGGCATCGTCCGCGACGCGGTCGACTCCCTCCGCCACGGCGTGCGGCTGCGCGTGGCGGACCACGTGCCGATGAAGCTCGTGCTGGCCGACGCCGACCTCGGCCTGGTCCCGCTCGCGGTCACACCGGCCGGCGAGCCCGGCGCCGTACTGCTGCACCGCAGCGGCCTGCTGGACGCCCTCGACGCCCTGTTCGAGACGGTGTGGCACACGGCCCGGCCCCTCGAACTGTCGACCGGCGAAGGCGGCACCGACGCCCTCACCGAGGCCGGTCCCCAGGGCCCGACCGAGCTCGACCGCCGGATCCTCGGGCTGCTCCTGGCCGGCGTCACCGACCTGACGGCCGCGGCCCAGCTCGGCCTCTCGCCCCGCACCCTGCACCGGCGGCTGCGCCACCTCATGGACCTGGCCGGGGTCAGGACCCGGATGCAGCTGGGCGCCCACGCCGTACGCAACGGCTGGACGGAGCCCGCGGAAAGCTGA